The Echinicola rosea genome has a segment encoding these proteins:
- a CDS encoding PSD1 and planctomycete cytochrome C domain-containing protein, which translates to MRLHLQSIMLFSALIGAMMSCQSPDNGGKQLKASDQISYNFHVRPILSDKCFACHGPDANKRESGLRLDTEEGAYAALKDQPSQHVIVPGKPYESLAFLKITSEDPAEQMPPPSSNLKLEPSEVAIIKQWIEQGAKYEPHWAFVPPQKADLPPATDWTSNAIDQFTLAKMAEKGLSPNAAADAQTLIKRLSLDITGLPPAIDLMERYADMDEQGYERLIDELLAKESYGEKLAVLWMDVSRYSDSYGYQDDEYRSQWPYRDWVIHALNANMPYDQFITWQLAGDMLPNATKEQILATAFNRNHKYTEEGGVINEEYRVEYVLDKTNTFSKGILGITMECAQCHDHKYDPFSQENYFQLYAFFNNTPEKGFEGDVARSVPAKTPILWIDQDDISAGGVLSYLNHQDTSKVMVSVMDELDTLRKTYILDRGVYDAPTKQVQPNTPPSVMAFGEDYSKDRLGLAEWTTNPENPLTARVFVNLLWQEIFGQGIVKSAGDFGMQGDLPTHPELLDWLAVDFMGNGWDIKRLLKQIYMSATYRQSAEIKEKAYSKDPENLYLARAPRLRLTAESIQDLVLASSGLLNKEIGGPSIKPYQPDGLWEAATSGRGSLAKYEQDKGNDLYRRGLYHFIKLTVPPPKSIIFDASNRDRCEVTRGRTNTPLQALVMLNDPFVLEASRVLATEIEHQGMEVQEAINWAFRKVVCRDAKPNESALLMAYFEEEKARFEAQPEQIDLTLEVGEKPLKETAMTANAAAMMQVIVTLYNLEETITKI; encoded by the coding sequence ATGCGCTTACACCTCCAGTCTATCATGCTATTTTCAGCATTGATAGGGGCAATGATGTCCTGTCAATCACCTGATAATGGAGGAAAGCAACTCAAGGCATCTGACCAGATCAGCTATAACTTTCATGTGCGTCCCATACTTTCGGACAAGTGCTTTGCCTGTCATGGTCCGGATGCCAATAAGCGGGAATCGGGACTTAGGCTGGATACCGAAGAAGGAGCTTATGCCGCACTGAAAGACCAGCCTTCACAGCATGTGATTGTACCTGGCAAGCCATATGAATCCTTGGCTTTTTTGAAAATCACCTCAGAAGACCCTGCCGAGCAAATGCCGCCTCCATCTTCCAATCTCAAATTGGAGCCTTCTGAGGTCGCGATTATCAAGCAGTGGATTGAGCAAGGAGCAAAATACGAACCGCATTGGGCCTTTGTGCCACCCCAAAAAGCCGATCTACCCCCTGCGACTGATTGGACGAGCAATGCTATCGATCAGTTTACCTTGGCCAAAATGGCGGAGAAGGGCCTTTCGCCCAATGCAGCAGCCGATGCCCAGACACTGATCAAGCGGCTGAGCTTGGACATTACCGGTTTGCCTCCAGCTATCGACTTGATGGAGCGGTATGCAGATATGGACGAGCAGGGCTATGAGCGCCTGATCGACGAGCTATTGGCAAAAGAGTCTTATGGAGAGAAGTTGGCCGTGCTTTGGATGGATGTGTCTCGCTATTCCGATAGCTACGGCTATCAAGACGATGAATACCGCTCTCAATGGCCTTATCGGGACTGGGTGATCCATGCATTGAACGCTAATATGCCCTATGACCAGTTCATCACTTGGCAGCTTGCAGGTGATATGCTGCCCAATGCCACCAAAGAGCAGATTTTGGCCACGGCTTTTAACCGAAATCATAAATACACCGAAGAAGGCGGAGTGATCAATGAAGAATACCGGGTGGAGTATGTCCTCGACAAGACCAATACGTTTTCCAAAGGTATCTTGGGCATCACCATGGAATGTGCCCAGTGTCACGACCATAAGTACGATCCCTTTTCGCAAGAAAATTACTTTCAGTTATATGCCTTTTTTAACAATACACCCGAAAAGGGTTTTGAAGGAGATGTGGCACGGAGTGTCCCTGCCAAAACACCCATTCTGTGGATTGACCAAGACGATATAAGTGCAGGTGGGGTGCTGAGCTATCTCAATCACCAAGACACCAGCAAAGTGATGGTTTCAGTGATGGATGAGCTGGATACTTTACGAAAGACCTACATATTGGATCGGGGGGTGTATGATGCCCCCACCAAACAGGTACAGCCAAATACGCCTCCGTCGGTCATGGCCTTTGGAGAAGATTATTCGAAAGACAGGCTAGGCTTAGCAGAATGGACAACAAATCCTGAAAATCCCTTGACCGCCCGGGTGTTTGTCAATTTGCTATGGCAGGAGATATTTGGGCAGGGAATTGTGAAGTCCGCTGGGGATTTTGGCATGCAGGGAGACCTTCCTACCCATCCGGAATTGTTGGATTGGCTGGCGGTGGATTTTATGGGAAACGGTTGGGACATCAAGCGATTGCTAAAGCAAATTTATATGTCGGCGACTTATAGGCAAAGTGCTGAAATAAAAGAAAAAGCGTATTCCAAAGATCCAGAAAACCTCTATTTGGCACGGGCACCCCGACTGCGATTGACTGCCGAGAGTATCCAGGATTTGGTGCTTGCGAGCAGCGGATTGCTCAATAAGGAGATTGGAGGCCCAAGCATCAAACCTTATCAACCAGATGGGCTGTGGGAAGCGGCGACCTCCGGGAGGGGATCACTGGCCAAATATGAACAGGATAAAGGAAATGACCTTTATCGCAGGGGTTTGTACCATTTTATCAAGTTGACCGTGCCGCCGCCGAAGTCCATCATTTTTGATGCCAGCAACCGGGACCGCTGCGAAGTCACCCGTGGACGGACTAATACACCTTTGCAGGCGTTGGTGATGTTGAATGATCCCTTTGTGCTGGAAGCGTCCCGCGTTTTGGCCACAGAGATAGAACACCAAGGGATGGAAGTCCAAGAAGCAATCAACTGGGCCTTCAGGAAGGTGGTTTGCCGAGATGCCAAACCGAATGAATCAGCTTTGTTAATGGCCTATTTTGAGGAGGAAAAAGCCCGGTTTGAGGCGCAGCCTGAGCAGATAGATCTTACGCTGGAAGTGGGAGAAAAACCGCTGAAAGAAACGGCCATGACCGCCAACGCAGCCGCCATGATGCAAGTCATCGTGACCTTATATAATTTGGAAGAAACGATTACAAAAATATGA
- a CDS encoding SDR family oxidoreductase — MKVLVIGANGQIGHLIVESLQKADDFIPVAMVRKEEQVAALKERSVDTVLSDLEGPVEDLAKAMEGIDAVVFTAGSGGKTGDDKTLLIDLDGAVKCIEAAEKTGVKRFVMISALQANNRENWNDSLRPYYVAKHYADRMLEMSSLDYTIIRPGGLLNEPGTGKVNAGGQLDRSTIPRADVAQTVLEVLKTNRTIQKSFDLVSGDDSIADALRKV, encoded by the coding sequence ATGAAAGTACTTGTGATAGGAGCAAATGGACAAATAGGGCACTTGATTGTAGAAAGCCTTCAAAAGGCCGATGATTTTATACCGGTAGCCATGGTCCGAAAGGAAGAGCAGGTGGCGGCTTTAAAAGAGAGAAGTGTCGATACCGTACTGTCAGACCTGGAAGGCCCTGTAGAGGATTTGGCTAAAGCCATGGAAGGAATTGATGCGGTGGTATTTACGGCTGGGTCGGGTGGTAAGACTGGGGATGATAAGACGTTGTTGATCGACTTGGACGGAGCCGTGAAGTGCATCGAAGCGGCCGAAAAGACCGGCGTCAAGCGTTTTGTGATGATCAGTGCCCTTCAGGCAAATAATCGCGAGAACTGGAATGATTCCCTACGACCCTATTACGTGGCCAAGCACTATGCCGATCGGATGTTGGAGATGAGTTCGCTGGATTATACCATCATCCGTCCCGGAGGCCTATTGAATGAACCCGGAACAGGCAAAGTCAATGCAGGTGGACAGCTTGATCGCAGCACCATACCCCGCGCAGATGTAGCCCAAACGGTACTGGAAGTCTTGAAAACCAACCGAACCATCCAAAAGTCCTTTGACCTTGTCAGCGGTGATGATTCCATTGCGGATGCGCTTAGAAAGGTGTAA